One region of Fragaria vesca subsp. vesca linkage group LG4, FraVesHawaii_1.0, whole genome shotgun sequence genomic DNA includes:
- the LOC101307107 gene encoding uncharacterized protein LOC101307107, producing MLVQRRVMTWRSVAKSLQALSAHALLFTFTVFLALRLHHAVRYPWWIVFSPLWLFHAVVARGRFSLPAPVPPNGRHWAPLHAVMATPLLVAFELLLCMYLQNRYALSLKIVFVPLLAFELAILFDNVRMCKALMPSDEDTLNDDVIWETLPHFWISISMVFLIAATTFTLLKINGDISALGWWDLFINFGIAQMFAFLVCTKWYNPAIHRHAHSGEACSSSMTIRYLDWNRGFVVSSDDDQEESGICSLQDIGGHFMKIPLITFQILLFMRLEGTTSGTSQISIPLLFAPLLLLQGAGVLYAAYRLIEKIVLLVRSGAVSERYLVITSKVRDYFGFLRHGSRLLGWWSIDEGSREEQARLFSAGSSGYNTFSPDVVKKMPRLDLVEEIWKLQAALSEQTEITKFSQQEYERLQNEKILCRVCFEEQINIVLLPCRHHVLCSSCCEKCKKCPICRVCIEQRLPIYHV from the exons ATGCTGGTGCAACGGAGAGTGATGACGTGGCGCTCCGTGGCCAAGTCTCTGCAAGCTCTTTCGGCGCACGCCTTGCTTTTCACATTCACCGTCTTCCTCGCTCTCCGGCTCCACCACGCCGTCCGCTACCCCTGGTG GATTGTATTTTCCCCTCTATGGCTTTTCCATGCAGTTGTAGCACGAGGCAGATTCTCATTACCGGCTCCAGTTCCGCCTAATGGTCGCCAC TGGGCACCACTTCATGCTGTCATGGCGACCCCGTTACTCGTTGCGTTTGAACTACTGCTTTGTATGTATCTACAGAACAGATACG CTCTAAGCTTGAAGATTGTCTTTGTGCCATTGTTGGCATTTGAACTAGCAATTCTATTTGACAATGTCAG GATGTGTAAGGCCCTAATGCCTAGTGATGAAGACACCTTGAATGATGATGTGATATGGGAAACACTTCCT CACTTCTGGATTTCTATATCCATGGTCTTCCTTATTGCAGCCACAACATTCACTCTTCTAAAGATAAATG GTGATATTTCTGCTCTGGGCTGGTGGGACTTATTTATAAACTTCGG TATCGCACAGATGTTTGCCTTTCTTGTTTGCACGAAGTGGTATAATCCAGCAATTCACAGACATGCTCACTCTGGAGAAGCATGTTCATCTTCAATGACCATAAGATATCTAGATTGGAATAGAGGGTTTGTAGTATCTTCAGACGACGACCAAGAAGAGAGTGGAATATGTAGCCTCCAGGATATTGGTGGACATTTTATGAAAATTCCTCTAATCACTTTCCAGATTCTACTGTTTATGCGTTTAGAG GGAACAACATCCGGTACTAGTCAAATATCAATTCCGCTTCTTTTTGCTCCTCTTCTTTTACTGCAAGGAGCTGGTGTTTTATATGCTGCATATAGGTTGATAGAGAAAATTGTACTTTTAGTACGTAGTGGAGCTGTTTCTGAAAGATACTTGGTCATAACATCAAAAGTTCGTGATTATTTTGGGTTCCTGCGTCATGGTTCTAG GCTTCTGGGTTGGTGGTCAATTGATGAGGGAAGTCGAGAGGAACAGGCTAGACTGTTTTCTGCTGGATCATCAGG GTATAATACTTTTTCACCTGATGTAGTGAAGAAGATGCCCAGGTTGGACCTTGTTGAGGAG ATTTGGAAACTGCAAGCTGCACTTAGTGAGCAAACAGAAATCACAAAATTTAGCCAGCAGGAGTATGAAAGACTTCAGAAT GAAAAGATCCTATGCAGAGTATGCTTTGAAGAACAGATTAATATAGTCCTCCTCCCATGCAGGCATCATGTTCTTTGCAG CTCTTGCTGTGAGAAGTGTAAAAAGTGCCCCATATGCCGGGTCTGTATCGAACAACGACTCCCGATTTATCATGTATAA